One genomic region from Portunus trituberculatus isolate SZX2019 chromosome 5, ASM1759143v1, whole genome shotgun sequence encodes:
- the LOC123514415 gene encoding uncharacterized protein LOC123514415 gives MRESSLTNTTLDGGPVLRVRSGGNLICYSCKLDFRKKDYEKDHPCLGRHGNSRVSEDYAVPCGPNDTFCRVERTEVNGVLTMLRRECTETCHMSCRLRGFGINTEVCEFCCTDDRCNHMYPTDTALRELATKCDYCGLVVRAPPSSTVKVTASRTVIESFSMYLAFTSIDRGFHSLCVVFGGLLWSWLCLGV, from the exons ATGAGAGAATCAAGCTTGACCAACACTACACTAGACGGCGGCCCAGTGCTGAGAGTGAGGTCCGGGGGGAACCTTATCTGCTACTCCTGCAAGCTGGATTTCCGGAAGAAGGACTACGAGAAAGATCATCCTTGTCTCGGCCGCCACGGGAATTCAAGAGTCAGTGAAGATTATGCAGTTCCCTGTGGGCCCAATGATACTTTCTGCAGG GTGGAGAGAACGGAGGTGAACGGGGTACTGACAATGCTGAGACGCGAATGCACGGAAACTTGCCACATGAGCTGCAGGTTGCGTGGATTCGGGATAAACACAGAAGTATGTGAATTTTGCTGCACAGATGACAGATGCAACCACATGTACCCCACTGACACTGCTctgagggaactggcaaccaaaTGTGACTACTGTGGGTTAGTTGTGAGAGCCCCGCCGTCCAGTACAGTGAAAGTAACAGCGTCTAGAACAGTGATAGAGTCCTTTTCAATGTATCTTGCCTTCACGTCAATTGATAGAGGTTTTCATTccttgtgtgtggtgtttgggggTCTTCTTTGGTCGtggttgtgtttgggtgtttga